From Bosea sp. NBC_00550, the proteins below share one genomic window:
- a CDS encoding peptide ABC transporter substrate-binding protein gives MSSQYIQGMVDNLKGGRLSRRSFIQKMAALGITAPIASQILAWNDVAMANATLEYKPTKAGGGGPLKMLLWQAPTLLNPHFASGTKDQIASRVFFEPLAGWDKEGNLVPQLAAEVPSKANGGLSDDGTTVIWKLKPGVKWHDGKPFTADDVVFTWEYAADPATAAYTSGAYKDIKVEKVDDLTVKVIFAKPTPFWADPFVGVAGMIIPKHHFGEYKGAKSREAPANLKPVGTGPYKFADFKPGDILTGTRNEDYHVKNQPHFDTFEIKGGGDAVSAARAVLQTGEYDYAWDTLVEDEVLKRMETGGRGKISAAPAGDIEFITLNTTDPWTEVDGERSSIKTKHPTLSDPAVRQAINLLIDRDSIQKFIYGRAGTATASFVNEPKQFKSQKLKYEFSIDKANKILDDAGWKKGADGIREKDGKKLKYVYQTSINAPRQKVQAIIKQACQRAGIDIELKSVTASVFFSSDVANPDTYTKLYVDMEMYTTTQPQPDPERFLNQFVSWEVANKENKWLGRNVSRYTDPAADEAYKAAQKELDPAKRAELLIKVNEIFCEANVILPVLSRKKVVAAANTLSHDHSGWDVDTWNLAAWYRS, from the coding sequence ATGAGCAGTCAGTATATTCAGGGAATGGTCGATAATCTGAAGGGCGGGCGCCTGTCGCGACGCTCTTTCATCCAGAAGATGGCGGCATTGGGCATCACGGCCCCGATCGCGAGCCAGATCCTGGCCTGGAACGATGTCGCGATGGCGAACGCCACGCTCGAATACAAGCCGACCAAGGCCGGCGGCGGCGGGCCGCTGAAGATGCTGCTCTGGCAGGCGCCGACGCTGCTCAACCCGCATTTCGCCTCGGGCACCAAGGACCAGATCGCCTCGCGCGTCTTCTTCGAGCCGCTGGCCGGCTGGGACAAGGAAGGCAACCTCGTGCCGCAGCTCGCCGCAGAGGTTCCCAGCAAGGCCAATGGCGGTCTCTCGGACGACGGCACCACCGTCATCTGGAAGCTGAAGCCGGGCGTGAAGTGGCATGACGGCAAGCCCTTCACCGCCGACGACGTGGTCTTCACCTGGGAATACGCCGCCGATCCGGCGACCGCCGCCTACACCTCCGGTGCCTACAAGGACATCAAGGTCGAGAAGGTCGATGATCTCACCGTCAAGGTGATCTTCGCCAAGCCGACGCCCTTCTGGGCCGATCCCTTCGTCGGCGTCGCCGGCATGATCATCCCGAAGCATCATTTCGGCGAGTACAAGGGCGCAAAGTCGCGCGAGGCTCCGGCCAACCTGAAGCCCGTCGGCACCGGCCCCTACAAGTTCGCCGACTTCAAGCCGGGCGACATCCTCACGGGTACGCGCAACGAAGACTACCACGTCAAGAACCAGCCGCATTTCGACACGTTCGAGATCAAGGGCGGTGGTGACGCGGTCTCGGCGGCGCGCGCCGTGCTGCAGACCGGCGAATACGACTATGCCTGGGATACGCTGGTCGAAGACGAGGTCCTCAAGCGCATGGAGACCGGCGGCCGCGGCAAGATCAGCGCAGCCCCTGCCGGCGACATCGAATTCATCACCCTGAACACGACCGATCCGTGGACGGAAGTCGACGGCGAGCGCTCGAGCATCAAGACCAAGCACCCGACGCTGTCCGATCCGGCCGTTCGCCAGGCGATCAACCTGCTGATCGACCGCGACTCGATCCAGAAGTTCATCTATGGCCGGGCCGGCACCGCGACGGCGAGCTTCGTCAACGAGCCCAAGCAGTTCAAGTCGCAGAAGCTGAAATACGAGTTCAGCATCGACAAGGCCAACAAGATCCTCGACGACGCCGGCTGGAAGAAGGGCGCCGACGGCATCCGCGAAAAGGACGGCAAGAAGCTCAAATACGTCTACCAGACCTCGATCAACGCCCCGCGCCAGAAGGTCCAGGCCATCATCAAGCAGGCCTGCCAGCGCGCCGGCATCGATATCGAGCTCAAGTCGGTCACCGCTTCGGTGTTCTTCTCGTCGGATGTCGCCAACCCCGACACCTACACCAAGCTCTATGTCGACATGGAGATGTACACGACGACCCAGCCCCAGCCCGATCCGGAGCGCTTCCTCAACCAGTTCGTTTCCTGGGAAGTCGCCAACAAGGAGAACAAGTGGCTGGGCCGCAACGTCTCGCGCTACACCGATCCGGCTGCCGACGAGGCCTACAAGGCCGCGCAGAAGGAGCTCGACCCGGCCAAGCGCGCTGAGCTGCTGATCAAGGTCAACGAGATCTTCTGCGAAGCCAACGTCATCCTACCGGTGCTGTCGCGGAAGAAGGTCGTCGCTGCGGCGAACACCCTCTCGCATGACCACAGCGGCTGGGACGTCGATACCTGGAATCTTGCTGCCTGGTATCGCAGCTAA
- a CDS encoding VOC family protein, producing MLHHLSLGVSDIERAAAFYDAALAPLGFVRVWSDLRPGEAGQAVGYGSHGGGDKLALKHRPGDQKPPGPGFHLAFAAPDEESVAAFHAAALGQGGTDNGAPGLRPHYGPHYYAAFVVDLDGHHLEAVFNAPA from the coding sequence ATGCTGCATCATCTGTCTCTCGGAGTTTCCGACATCGAGCGTGCGGCGGCGTTCTATGACGCGGCCCTGGCGCCGCTGGGGTTTGTCAGGGTCTGGTCCGACCTTCGCCCTGGCGAGGCCGGGCAGGCTGTGGGCTACGGCTCGCATGGCGGCGGCGACAAGCTCGCTTTGAAGCACCGCCCCGGCGATCAGAAGCCGCCGGGTCCGGGTTTCCATCTGGCCTTCGCGGCACCCGATGAGGAAAGCGTCGCTGCGTTTCACGCTGCGGCGCTCGGGCAAGGGGGCACGGATAACGGTGCGCCCGGCCTGAGACCGCATTACGGGCCGCATTATTACGCGGCTTTCGTCGTCGACCTGGACGGCCATCATCTCGAGGCTGTTTTCAACGCGCCCGCGTGA
- the pyrF gene encoding orotidine-5'-phosphate decarboxylase, whose product MMQKINDVRDRLIVALDVPTVWDAYRLVSTLGDGVTFYKIGYRLAFAGGLDLARQLVAEGKNVFLDLKLHDIGNTVTEGVDSLTKLGVTFLTVHAYPQTMRGAVEGRGDAELKLLAVTALTSYDDSDLRDAGYGLAVRDLVRLRAEQARTAGIDGIVCSAAETAIVREVIGPDMVIVTPGIRPSGSAAGDQKRTLTPAEAIRVGADHLVVGRPIIRAADPRAAAGAVMDEIVAAS is encoded by the coding sequence ATGATGCAGAAGATCAACGATGTCCGCGACCGCCTGATCGTCGCTCTCGACGTGCCGACCGTGTGGGACGCCTACCGCCTCGTCTCGACGCTTGGCGACGGCGTCACCTTCTACAAGATCGGCTATCGCCTCGCCTTCGCCGGCGGGCTTGATCTCGCGCGCCAGCTCGTCGCCGAGGGCAAGAACGTCTTCCTCGACCTCAAGCTGCACGACATCGGCAATACGGTGACCGAAGGCGTCGATTCGCTGACCAAGCTCGGCGTCACCTTCCTGACCGTCCATGCCTATCCGCAGACCATGCGCGGCGCCGTCGAAGGCCGTGGCGATGCCGAATTGAAGCTGCTCGCGGTCACCGCGCTGACCTCATATGACGATAGCGACCTGCGGGATGCCGGCTACGGGCTCGCGGTGCGCGATCTCGTGCGCCTGCGGGCCGAGCAGGCGCGCACGGCAGGGATCGACGGCATCGTCTGCTCGGCCGCCGAGACTGCGATCGTGCGCGAGGTCATCGGGCCCGACATGGTCATCGTCACGCCCGGCATCCGCCCCTCCGGCAGCGCCGCCGGCGACCAGAAGCGCACCCTGACCCCGGCCGAGGCGATCCGCGTCGGCGCCGATCATCTCGTCGTCGGGCGTCCCATCATCCGCGCGGCAGACCCGCGTGCGGCGGCGGGCGCGGTCATGGACGAGATCGTCGCGGCTTCGTAA
- a CDS encoding DUF1330 domain-containing protein: MPKGYVIGRAKVTDATKWAAYAAKSSEVMKIYGGTPIVRGGQMTVGEGEGRARNVVIEFNDFASARAYLFSPEYAEARKLREGAGEIDLVAVEGA; encoded by the coding sequence ATGCCCAAGGGATATGTCATCGGCCGCGCCAAGGTCACGGACGCGACCAAATGGGCGGCCTACGCCGCCAAATCTTCCGAGGTGATGAAGATCTATGGCGGCACGCCGATCGTGCGCGGCGGCCAGATGACCGTCGGCGAAGGCGAAGGGCGCGCCCGCAACGTCGTCATCGAGTTCAACGATTTCGCTTCGGCGCGGGCCTATTTGTTCTCACCGGAATATGCCGAGGCCCGCAAGCTGCGCGAGGGCGCCGGTGAGATTGATCTCGTCGCGGTCGAGGGAGCCTGA
- a CDS encoding DUF1330 domain-containing protein has protein sequence MAKGYWIARVDVENEEAYGRYRSLNAFAFAKYGAKFIVRGGEYKLARGEGRKHNVVIEFKDEATARACYASPEYQEAIKHLSAAGKSDLIIIGGYEGPQPGE, from the coding sequence ATGGCGAAAGGCTACTGGATCGCGCGCGTCGATGTCGAGAACGAGGAGGCCTATGGTCGCTATCGTTCCCTGAACGCCTTCGCCTTCGCCAAATACGGTGCGAAGTTCATCGTTCGTGGCGGCGAATACAAGCTCGCCCGCGGCGAAGGTCGCAAGCACAACGTCGTCATCGAATTCAAGGACGAGGCGACGGCACGTGCCTGCTATGCCTCGCCCGAATATCAGGAGGCGATCAAGCATCTGAGCGCCGCCGGCAAATCCGACCTCATCATCATCGGCGGCTATGAAGGCCCCCAGCCGGGCGAATGA